Part of the Etheostoma spectabile isolate EspeVRDwgs_2016 chromosome 21, UIUC_Espe_1.0, whole genome shotgun sequence genome is shown below.
ACATCCAGTCCGTGCATAACAATCAGACTGTTACAAGCACGGAAAGGTGGACAATAAATATCCCTGTGTTGAGACATTGTGGCACCCTACTTTTCCATATCAAATACCCATGTACCCCTGCTGGCCTAGGGTCAAATGCCAGAATGTTACTTCCTGGTGTTTCTGTATTCCGCGTTCCTCTTACTTTTTTgtaaggaattaaaaaaaaaaaaaaagagtggaaGGTTCACTCATTATTAAAACACATTCACGACAAGAGTCCCTAAGAGTCTAGAGTTCCACCGTTaacaacagtatttttttaaagtaatgaaACCCCGACAAAATAGTGATATTATTGTTGCGCAATATTATCCCGGTAGCAATCAGATGGAGGTGATTGATCGGTCTAGTATCAGTGATGAGACTGACTAAGGTAGTATTATAGACTGCAGCCGATGTAGAGTAACCAGGGACCAGATCACACAAATGCTCTTAAGAGAAGTCACCTGAAAGGTGACATATTAGCAGCTTCTAAACAAGCCAATTAAAATCAAGTGCAAAAAGAGTCAACTCTCTTCAGATCCTATATTGTTTTCTGCCACTTACAAGTAGCATCTGAAAATCTATCAAATACGCTTTTTTGGAATCAGGGAATTTATCAATGGGCATTAAATGTGTCACACCTCAGTAAAGAGGAGCAGTCATTTACTCAAGAAGGAAAAGGATTTAAGTGTAATACACTATTTAAATCATGTTACATGAAGTAAGTATTATATGACTTGCAGATGCAGCTGTCATACTAATTCTGGTAGCGATAGATGAGCCTAAACGTAACCTGATGATGTTTGTGGAGGAGTGGGCTCTGTGGGAGGAGCGGCCAATAGCTAACTGTGAAAAAGCTTGATGGTGAAGCTGTACACGACAAAGTTACAGGTCCTTCAATCTCAGTGCTATCTTGAAGATCTTTCCTATTTTACTACGTGATGCTGAACACAGTACATTAACATGCAAGTCAGTCATTTCTTCTTTGATGTATTAAATATTCTTTTTGCAAAATTGTTTTAAGTATTACACATCAACGGATACACTTACCATGCGTAcgtatatatagaatatattgagaatttttactgtgtgtataatgtatatataacaTTTATATATAGGACTGTTGTAATAAGTAACATGGTAATACCATTTAATTTGCCAAAAGGTGGCGCTGTTAGGACACCCACATGCTGCATTGAGCTGTTCAATCAGAGACTCATTAAAGCTGAGACGTAATTCAACTTCTGTGATGTAGTTTTCTTCATCAAATATCCAACACAATAGTACTAATAATAACGCTAGGTTTTGAACACCAACAAATATTTACTAACAAACTGAACTGCAACCAATTCATGAATTTAAGCTTTGTCTTTACTGTCTGATAGATGTTGTTTTCCCCAAATTATTGACCTCCCAATACTGGCCAAAGTTCAGCAGCCGCCTGCATCTCTTTTCTTCATGCTTGTTTGCACATCCCCTGCTATATCTGGACCCCCCTAAAAACATATTCACATACATAACAGCTGAGTACATCTCCATATCGGTTTGCTTACATCTGTGTGCTCTCTTTCAGCctatcatgtgtgtgtttttgtgtgtgtgatcttgCCACCCCTTAGTGCTGCGTGTGGCAACGGCAAACAGCCTGCCGGGGGTCACAGCAGGGCGCTGCTGATGCGTCTGTCCTATAGTCTGCTGTGGACACTGACTCGTCGGTGGCAATGTCCCACAACAACGTCTCCCTCCTGCGGGTGATCTTCTCCACTACTGTCCGGTATTcaggtgtctctgtgtccaggGGTGTTAGCTCAGCCTCGTCGCGCTCCAGATCAAATATCAACGGCGGGTCGTGGAGCTGCTGCCTTCCTGTTGCACCACCACACGCCTCAGCTGAACCTGCATAGAAACAAGCGTATGAGTATTTCTTCTTACCCTTGCATGCCCGTGCATTGCACAATTCAATTCATCAACTTTATTAATCCTACAAGGGGCAATTTGTTAAGAGCAGCTacagaccacacacaacacacatacagtggtgtgaaaaagtgtttgcccccttcctcatttcctgttcctttgcatgtttgtcacatttaagtgtttcggaacatcaaatcaatttaaacaatagtcaaggacaacacaagtaaacacaaaatgcagtttgtaaatgaagggttattattaaaaggtgaaaaaaaatccaaaccatcatggccctgtgtgaaaaagtgattgccccccttgttaaaaaatactgtaactgtggttgtccacactgagttcaatttctctagccacaccaggTGATATTGCCACACCTggtcacaatcaaggcatcacttaaataggagatgcttgacacagtaaggtccaccagaagatccttaaaagctacacatcatgccgagacccaaagaaattcaggaacaattgagaaagaaagtaattgagatctatcagtctggaaagggttgtAAAGcaatttccaaagctttgggaatccagcgaaccacagtgagagccattatccacaaatggcgaagacatggaacagtggtgaaccttcccaggagtggccggccgcccaaaattaccccaagagcgcagcgacgactcattcaagaggtcacaaagaccccacaacaatgtccaaagaactgcaggcctcactttcctcagttaaggtcagcgttcatgcctccaccatcaggaaaagactgggcaaaaatggcctgcatggcagaggagaaaaggagaaaaccactgctgagcaaaaagaacatcaaagctcgtctcaatttctccacaacacatcttgatgatccccaagacttttgggacaacattctgtggaccgatgagacaaaagtggaactctttggaaggtgtgtgtccaagtatattggcgtagaaggaacactgcatttcataaaaagaacattataccaacagtaaatatggtggtggtagtgtgatgggcGGGCTGTTTTTgcgcttcaggacctggaagacttgccgtgataaaaggaactatgaattctgcgtctacaagagatcctgaaggagaatgtccgccATCTGTTCATGTTCTCAAGCTGAACAAAAACTTGGGTTCtcgcaggacaatgatcctaaacacacagcaagtccaccaccgaatggctgagaaaaacaaaatgaagactttggagtgtaGCCAAAGtcgacctgaatcctattgagatgttgtggtatgaccttaaaaaggccgtcaTGCTCGAAAACActttaatgtaactgaattaggacaattctgcaaagatgagtgggccaaaattcctccaggatgtgtaaaagcctcattgcacgttatcgcaaacgctttgttgcagttgttgctgctaagggtggcccaaccagttattaggtttaggggcaatcacttttcacacagggcatgatggtttggatttttttcacctttaataataaacaccttatttacaaattgcattgtgttacttgtgttgtccttgactattgtttaaattggtttgtgTTCCGAAACACAAGTGTGACAAACAATgtaaaggaacaggaaatgaggaagggggcaaacactttttcacaccactgtacatacatacagcacacAAGCCTACATATAGGCCTACACCCTAGAGAATAGTTATCCATTTATTAGTCAAATTGCAGAAAGAGTAAGTGTGGCAATTAGTTTTAAAAGCAGGTCAAATATAACAATGTCTTGATGACAACATATACAATTCTCTCTGAAGAACATGGTCTGAAGAAGACAAAATGCTCATTGCTTTACGCAAAATTTGTTGATTACAAAGAGAATTAAAGTCTCTTTGTTTCACACCAATAGCTTTAGAGAAGGTTTTGTCTATGCTGTTCAGGctgtttctgtctttcactgtgaGACTGTGAAAacagcaaataaaagaaaagggggTTTCACTAAAAGattgataaaaacaacagagaatgATTGGTCTGACAGAAAAGAAGTTCAGTGTTCTAAGTGAATTCTCTGTTACCCCTTTTTCACAATAGTTTCAGTATTAACACGGGATTTAAGGAAGTCATCACACACTAAAATGGTTATACTTTATTATTCTAGACAAAATGGTTATGCTTTGTTTTTCTATACAGACTATAACACTCAACTCAAAAACATGTCATATTCCAGTaggatatgtacagtacatttcatttttggTGAGTTGTTATCCTTTGTGTACTAAATAACAGATCCTGAGGTTATGCGTGGTTTATTACAATTGACAGAACCTAAATGCCACATGATGCACTATGAGAAGGAAGCTGCTAAAATGCAGCCTCTTTAATTTATGCTCTGAGAATGCAGACAGGCCACTAGACTTAACATAGTTGTGCATACCATCAATCATACCATCAATCCCCCATGGTGGCCCTGCAGACATACGTCAATGAGCACtgactgtaatgtaatgtagggTGACTGGTTTTCGACACATATAGCCTGTCTATGACCTGTACCTGTGATGTAGAAAGCTTTGTGTTTCCCTGTTCGAACTGTCTGCAGGTCGCCAAACGTCCCCGCAGCACCACTGTTGGGGTGGAACAGAAACttcaaggaaaaaaagagaagaattaaTGTCAGCAACAAGACCCTAATGCACCACGCCCGGTGACAATAACCAAAGTAGGATTGACTACTACTAGTGAGTACCTCATGACCAGTCTGTTCCCCATGCAGGAGGATATTTGTGGCGTTAATGCCATCGTAACGTCGGTCTGAGGGGGGAGTTACCCCTGCCAGGGACAGAAGGGTTGGAAAAATGTCCATACCACTGCAAGAGGGCATCGGGAGGAGAGGAACGTTaacatttcaaatatttgaGCTGTTGGGGGCGTTTGATGAAAAGCCAGACAATCACTAAAGCCATTAGGATTCATCCCCCATAATTTGAGGGCTTTAAAGTATCTCTGCTTGTTGGGAAAATGGGAGTACCTGAGCAGGGATGAGCTGCTGGTGTTTGCAGGGATCCTCCCAGGCCAATAAGCCACAGTTGGCACCCTGTGACCTCCCTCCCAGGTGGTCTGCTTAGCTGAGCCTCCACCTAACACACAGGCAAAAAGTGACTCACAGCAATACAATGTACAGTATCAATCCCCCTCATAAAGCATGAATAAAAGTAGTTTCCAATTTCTCAGTAAGTGTATTTTTTATACCTCTGCTGGTCTGCCACTTTCCCATGAAAGGTCCTACATTTCCTGCAAACTGGCACTTCTGTTCCCAAGGGCCGTTgtcacctaaacacacacataagatTGTGATCAAAGCTTTTTCTATaacaatagaataaaatagaaaagaatagaaaaaaaaactttattgtaaaatttgtcttgggcatagTGCTACAATCTGTTGCTTcccaacacaaacatgtaacagaaaaacattttaaatcccacTGGTAGTGTGGAAAAGCAGACATAATCCATCGAGCTGACAAACCAGTGAACCAGATGAGAgtattgtctttgtctgtgtcatCAGAGGCGCTCTTTACCGCCCCCACCAGGCTGTCCATCTCTCGCAGGCTGGCAGTGTACACTTTGCCGTCATCTGGGTGACGGCCGGCAGCAGAGCCTTCTGGGGGGAGTGGAGGGGCCAGAGGAACATGCATATGAGCCAACGCCATGTAGAGGAGATAGGGctgtcctctctccctgcaGGGACAATTAATGAGGTGACAAAAATAATAACCATATCTCTCATGTTCAGTGGCTTGCTAGCATACAATACTGCCTCTAACGTAAGATTTACAATTCTGTTTAACTACTTATTACTTTTTGAACTCAAGTACATTTTGTTGTATTAATAATGCTGGAAACGGGGCGCCCTGGAAGCAGACCTGGTAGAGCGTGAGCCCCACGtaccaaggctcagtccttactgcagcggcccagggttcgaaatccgacctgcagcctttttctgcatgtcttccctctctctccctccttccctgtCTACAACggtcctatcaattaaaggttgaaatgcccaaaaaataatctataaaaaaGGATGGGAATGTGCATGCTGAAGCATTTTTCTTACTTTAAGTCTGTGTtgccatttcatttttcttcataGAAATTTGAACT
Proteins encoded:
- the arsg gene encoding arylsulfatase G, with amino-acid sequence MAEGFTLFLLSGMLMCGLLLHTMSQHGADVDKPSRKPNFIIILADDIGWGDLDANQPEEKANNTPYLNLLAEQGQRLTDFHSPASTCSPSRAAILTGRYGLRNGVTHNFAVGSVAGLPLSEVTLPQLLQKAGYYTAMIGKWHLGHNGPYAPTNRGFDYYLGIPYSNDMGCTDLPGYNLPQCPACDSSGPQVTRLKRRAHGGCYSKVGLPLIENSSIVEQPLNLWTLTEQYKSTATRIIHNARERGQPYLLYMALAHMHVPLAPPLPPEGSAAGRHPDDGKVYTASLREMDSLVGAVKSASDDTDKDNTLIWFTGDNGPWEQKCQFAGNVGPFMGKWQTSRGGGSAKQTTWEGGHRVPTVAYWPGRIPANTSSSSLLSGMDIFPTLLSLAGVTPPSDRRYDGINATNILLHGEQTGHEFLFHPNSGAAGTFGDLQTVRTGKHKAFYITGSAEACGGATGRQQLHDPPLIFDLERDEAELTPLDTETPEYRTVVEKITRRRETLLWDIATDESVSTADYRTDASAAPCCDPRQAVCRCHTQH